Within the Thermodesulfobacteriota bacterium genome, the region TTTTTTTCAATCTGGCTTGATTTTAATCCCATGATGGCACGAATGTCATCAGCGGAATAGTTCACCAGGCCGGTGGCAATGACGGCGCCGGTGCTGTTCTTGATCACTACCGGGGCGCCTTCGGTAAATTCACCGGAGACCGCCGTGATGCCGCTGGCCAGCAGGCTCTTTCCCCGGCCGGTGACGGCTCCGGCGGCGCCGTCGTCAATGGTGATCTCGCCTCTGGCTTTGACGCTGAAGGCGATCCAGCGTTTTTTTCCGCACATTTTCCGGGTCCTGGGCTCAAAGAAGGTGCCGGTCTCCACCCCGGAAAAAAGGCGGGTCAGGATGTCGTTTTTCCGGCCGTTGGCGATGATCATGGGCACGCCGGCGGCCATGACTTTTTTGGCCGCCCTGACTTTGCTCAGCATGCCGCCCCGGCCCAGGGGGCCGGGAATATCGCCAGCCGCCTGCTCCATTTTCGGTGTAATGGCGGACACATGATCCAGCAGCCGGGCGCCGGTGTCTTTGCGCGGATCCCGGTCATACAGACCGTCGGTATCCGTCAGGTTGATGAGGATGTCCGCGTCCATGAGCAGGGTGATCATGGCCGAGAGATTGTCGTTGTCCCCCAGCTTGATCTCCTCCGTGGCTACGGTGTCGTTTTCGTTGATGATCGGCAAAACCTGCCAGGCCAGCAGGGTGTTGATGGTATTGCGGGCGTTGAGGTAGCGCTTGCGGT harbors:
- the proB gene encoding glutamate 5-kinase yields the protein MNQTRQTFLNSARRIVVKAGSGVLTGERGLNETTIKSISKDISALMDRGLEIIYVTSGAMAAGEKKLGLAKRPSELPKRQAVAATGQAGLIMEYENAFARFGRQVAQILLTSDDLTNRKRYLNARNTINTLLAWQVLPIINENDTVATEEIKLGDNDNLSAMITLLMDADILINLTDTDGLYDRDPRKDTGARLLDHVSAITPKMEQAAGDIPGPLGRGGMLSKVRAAKKVMAAGVPMIIANGRKNDILTRLFSGVETGTFFEPRTRKMCGKKRWIAFSVKARGEITIDDGAAGAVTGRGKSLLASGITAVSGEFTEGAPVVIKNSTGAVIATGLVNYSADDIRAIMGLKSSQIEKKLGHKSYDEVIHRDNLVVADTDTCA